In the Gopherus evgoodei ecotype Sinaloan lineage chromosome 19, rGopEvg1_v1.p, whole genome shotgun sequence genome, ccctcattcttgtgttatgagaaggagtaaataacacttccttatttactttctccccacctgtcatgattttatagacctctatcatatcctcccttagtcgtctcttttccaaactgaaaagttccagtcttgttaatctctcttcatacagaaGCAGTTCCATActcctactcatttttgttgcccttttctgaacctttttccaagtccaaaatatcttttttgagatggggcaaccacatctgcatgcagtattcaagatgtggacgtactaTGGATTtgtatagagacaatatgatattttctgtcttattatctatccctttcttaatgattcccaacattctgttcatttttttgacaGCCTCTGCGCATTGAGTGgatcttttcagagaactatccacgactcctagatctctttcttgagtggtaacagctaatttagacttcaTCATTTTAtgcatatagttgggattatgttttctgatgtgcattactttgcatatatcaacattgaatttcatctgccattttgttgcccagtcactcagttttgagagatccccttgtccacatgcttgttgaccccctcaaagaattctagtagattagtgaggcatgatttccctttactaaaaccatgctgactattgcccaacaaattatgttcatctatatgtctgacaattttgttctttactatagtttcaaccagtttgcccagtactgaagttggGCTTACccacctgtaattgccaggatcacctctggagccctttttaaaaactggtgtcatattagctatctgccagtcatatggtacagaaggtgatttaaatgataggctacagatgacagttagtagttctgcaatttcacctttgagttccttcagaactcttgggtgaataccatctgatcctggagacttattactgttttgtttatcagtttgttccaaaacgtcctctaatgacacctcaatctgggacagttcctcagatttgtcacctacaaaggacggctcaggtgcGGGattctccctcatatcctcaacCACGAAGACCgatgaaaataattaatttagtttctctgcaatggccttatccctgagtgctcctttagcatctcgatcgtccagtggtcccactggttgtttagcagcttcctgctcctgatgtacttaaaaaaatatggctattactttttgagtctttggctagctgttctttaaactattttttggccttcctaattatatttttacacttcatttgccagagtttatgatcCTTTCTAttgtcctcactaggatttaacttccactatttgaaggatgcctttttgcctctcactgcttcttttactttgttttttagccatgttggctcttttttggttctcttactatgttttgtaatttggggtatacatttaagttgagcctctattatggtgtcttttaaaaaactttccacacagcttgcagggattttagttttggtgctgtaccttttaatttctgtttaactaacctcttcatttttgtgtagctcccctttctgaaattcactgctacagtgttgggctgctgtggtgttctcccagccacagggatgttaaatttaattatattgtggtcactatcaccaagtggtccagctatattcacctctttgaCCTCTTAGTCCACtttggactaaatcaagaattgcctctcccctttttagttccaggactagctgctccaagaagcagtcatttaaggtgtcaagaaactttatctcttcATCCCATTCTGAGATtgtatgtacccagtcaatatggggatagttgaaatcatccattattattattattgagttttttattttaatagcttctctaatctccctgagcatttcacagtcactagcaccatcctggtcaggtggttggtaatatatcactaccgttatattcttattattcgagcatggaattactatccatagagattctatggtacagtttggttatGTTCATTTgtgtgtctgacagttttgttctttactatagtttcaacccgtttgcccagtactgaagtcaggcttaccagcttgtaattgccagggacacctctggagccctttttaaaaattggtgtcacattagctgtcctccagtcatttggtacagaagctgattccAGCAAGGTTTATTCAGTGCTTAAAGTGGCCTGAGAAAAGATTGGGGCATCTATCCCAATCCCAGACAAAACAAGTGTTCCTGCACAAGAGAGGCAACTCCCAGTTCAACTTTGTGAGTTCATTGATTACGTAATAATGGTGATCAGTGTTTAGCTCCTGAAGCCTTTTATAGCTACTTCCCATTATTGCTTGTGACTGCGGAGAGTGTTATACACCACAACTCCCCCGAACTGATAACGAGGTTAGAGTTCTTACATTTAACCGAACCACCCCATTTCCAGAGTCCCTCCGACAGGTAAGGCAGTGCTCAAAGTGAGCCCCTCCGTGACACTGCTCCATTGTTAGTTATATTTTTGCTGCATCTGGGACCCACCTTGCCCTGCTCATTTTAAGCACTGGTTTCACTGAATACCTGTGTTTCCATTGTCCTTTCTTCCCACTTTGCAGCATTCGAGGTGGTGATCTCCAAGACCAAGGTGACTATCACCTGCCCCCTTCAATTAGGCTCAGGCATAAAATGGAAGAAAGGCGAGGAACAGGAAAAAGGTGGCGACCAAGTCTATGTGATTGAGGAGTACAAGAGTCCCAAGGATGATGGGGACTATATGTGTAAGTCCGGGCCAAACTCCGCCAGACTTCACCTGAAGGCCAAAGGTAAATGGGAGAGAGCGCGCCTTCCATGGGAATATGCAGGAACATGAGATGTCATGGGAGGCTACAGAGGCTAGTGATTAACTCTGTGACCTTATTGCCCAGAAGATTCACGTGCCATAACGTACgcagaggcctgattttcaggggcattgctggcactgaCTTTGACACTCAGCTGCTCTGAGGTCCAGCTGGGCCCCCATGAGCACTGAAATTCCATGGGGCCCTGTTCAAAAAAGTATGTGTTTGCCATGGGATGTGTGGTTCAGTTACCCCTCTCTGCACTGTTGTGTGCCGTGCTTTGCCCTTGCTGtgtcctccaccccagaggtggctgcatttcaaaggcGCTTTACACACCTACCTTGGGAGCTGCTTTGGGATGGGAGAGGGTTTATAAATGTGAGACTATTATCTCTCTCCAAGACCAGTGACCTTTCTCGAGTTTCAGAGAATCATGAATCTTCAGGATCTTGGCAGGAGACTCCAGGTCTAGAGGCTTGGAGAGGGCACAGCCCGGCTTCCCTAGTCCCCCTTGGAAACTGAATCAATTCTCCTCCATTCTGACAAAGCCCTCGGCAGCCCATGCACTATCTCAGGGGTCTGGGGAGCTGCTCGGAGAGCCTGAGAATCTCTGTGCTCTTTCTGGCAGAGACAGAAAGGCTAGGAGTGGGTAGGGAGCATGGAACGAGCTGTTACAACCCAGGGATGTTTGCACCCTGCTGCCAAGGGCCATGCAGAAAAACCAGGGGACATTTCAGTCACTGACCGGTCCAGCCATCCCATCAGTGTTGGCAGAGTGAGGCATGTGAAGGGGGGAACAGAaaggtctctctcttcccccttcactTCTCCGCTTACTGTTCTTGCCCCCCTCATGATATGTGCAGTCTCCACCCATGCAAAGCAAGTGGGTGAGATCTGGGCAGACCAAACATGGGGCATTTACCCAGCAGTgtctctgggctgggacttgTGACTCCCACCTCCAGCTgtccccctttcccccactttGCCATTCTCCCTCTCGCTGAGCCCCTGTCCCTTCCCACCGCAGTGTGCAGGAATTGTGAGGAGCTGGATGTCTTGACAGTGGCTGGGGTCATCATCGCAGATCTCCTCATCACCCTCGGGGTGCTGATCCTGGTCTATTACTTCAGTAAGAACCGGAAGGGGCGAGTGGGTGGCAGCGCCGGAGTTCATCCGAGAGGTAAGAGCCGGTTTGAATCTCTCCTATCAATAAGTGGCTGAGTGCCCGCAACTGGGGAAAACACTGGGGTCAAGCTCACGTCAGGCTTCTCCTGCTGCTTACCACAAGCCGTACCACTCTTCATGTGGGGAAGgtgcagctgccattttgtgctGAAAGCACCCTTTCCACAGGCTACGGTGAAGCAGCCATGAGAGGGCAAAGGAAGGGTGTGGCTGGCTGGAAGGgctgcactgctgcctccctgccgGTATCACAGCACAGCTGCCTTCAAGCATTCACACCACGAGTCAGCCCCTAACCTCAAGGAGTTGGCTTTAAAAtcacaacattttatttaaatgaaaaagatGGGGGGGTTTGTCTCTGCTCTCTGAGCCCGTCAGTTGGGTCAAATTTTTAGgcctttctctgcaaccaggatTGCTGGAAACTgccttattttaaaatggaagctgagattcttgtGCAGTCTCTTGATTCCCGCAGTGGGGGCACTGAGATATACACCACAAATCACCGACACTCCCAAGAGCTGACAGCACTGCATTTTGCACCCTGGGCAGAGGATCATTTGATTcaggggctggagccctgcaTCTCAGAGGACAGTCCTGCATTCTGGGTGCTACGAAGGCCAGGTGCTCAGGGCCGAGGTGTCTCACTTGGGTCCCCAAAATTGGTGGACGTTTTGTGCCATTTGTTCCTGAAACAGACCCGGAGATGAGTCATGCCTGCGAAGCTCTGTGTCTGCACTAAGAATGGTAGTATTCCACCTGAACAttctccctgctttgccttcCAGGCCCGAAGATGGTGCGCCCCCCGCCTGTGCCAAACCCAGACTATGAGGTAACGGGAACCATGGGGGGCGGGTTCCTTCTCTTCTCTTGGTCTTTGCAGAACTATTGGAAATGGGGTCACAGTCTTCTTGGTGGATGATGAGAGCTGAGAAATTACAGCATTGGCCCCCTTCCACCAGGTGCTTTGTTCAGCTCCAGGCTTCatctgggtggaggggaaggagtgacTGAGAGCAGGGCCATGTGGCTTCCTAGGGTAGTTATTTATCCATACGACAAGGAGTCATCAACAGAAGGATCATCACAGCATACAGGGTACTGGGTGCATACCCAGAGCTGCACGCTCCCTGTGCCCACGTCACACCTGGTGGTGGCACTGaggtgccccagccctggcacaGAGCCCAGTTGTACAAAGTGCTGTCACTGTGCTATGTTAACGCAACAGCCTATTGCTCACATCTGCTCCTGTTCCCACAGCCCATCCGGAAGGGTCAGCGGGATGTGTACGCCGGGCTGCAGTCCAGGGGCTTCTGAATCGCCTTGCGGATGGCAGGGTGGAGGAGAGCAGCTGAGAGTCCCCCAGCTTCTGTCCCATGTGATacagattctctgcagtccgtgCTGGGCAGCCGCACATTCTGGGGACCAGCCCAGCAGCTGCAATGGGAGACGCTGCCCCTCCTTGGACATCTCCTTCCTGCCTTCAATTTGACCCCAGGGAACAGACACTGactaaagaaacaagaaaaaaaggttTTCCCCATTAAATAATTGTAGCTTTCTCCTTTTCGGGCTCCTCCTGGGACGGCTGGGCTCTCCTGATCACCCTTTCCAAACTCCTGGGGAAACCCTTTCActcttcagttttatttatttcagtcaCATGATTTTGATTTCTCTCTCCAGCACCCTTGATCTCACCCTGACACTCAGATGGCCTCTTCCCTGCGCAGGGCAAGGAGAGACATTGTCCAG is a window encoding:
- the CD3E gene encoding T-cell surface glycoprotein CD3 epsilon chain isoform X2, with protein sequence MKLEVALPVLGLLLCVADTMAQENQYSLEENPFEVVISKTKVTITCPLQLGSGIKWKKGEEQEKGGDQVYVIEEYKSPKDDGDYMLCRNCEELDVLTVAGVIIADLLITLGVLILVYYFSKNRKGRVGGSAGVHPRGPKMVRPPPVPNPDYEPIRKGQRDVYAGLQSRGF
- the CD3E gene encoding T-cell surface glycoprotein CD3 epsilon chain isoform X1, whose amino-acid sequence is MKLEVALPVLGLLLCVADTMAQENQYSLEENPFEVVISKTKVTITCPLQLGSGIKWKKGEEQEKGGDQVYVIEEYKSPKDDGDYMCKSGPNSARLHLKAKVCRNCEELDVLTVAGVIIADLLITLGVLILVYYFSKNRKGRVGGSAGVHPRGPKMVRPPPVPNPDYEPIRKGQRDVYAGLQSRGF